One Helicoverpa zea isolate HzStark_Cry1AcR chromosome 11, ilHelZeax1.1, whole genome shotgun sequence genomic window carries:
- the LOC124634738 gene encoding plasminogen-like, which translates to MIKIWFVLCIVISWASADKVNASCECGIAGHNRRIVGGTTVEPHAYPWLVSLMLGPKLHCGGAIITDLHILTAGHCITFGVHYRDLTVYVGMHDRLDTSYVTMHVENGVKHPHFTSNAVRDINDIAVLTLDKKLKFTENVRPICLPEDSMDFRNLPLTVAGWGKTRQGALTSSRYLLETKVQIVDSDKCKKSAIYRDNLVGDTMMCAYSLGKDACQGDSGGPLFSTHRRSYNKKWYQVGIVSWGIDCAMPDYPECGRPSDKVVSMRIVGGRRAEPHSFPWTVAILKNERMHCGGAMITNKHVLSAGHCFKWDNFKTMEVLIGLDNMDDLKNVEKRNISNVVIHEAFTSTAVRDENDIAIATLNHPVAFNDNIVPICLPEPAEDFTNRIGTIVGWGRVGVEKSSSKVLLKASLRILSDEDCMSSQLAQHLKPTMMCAFSKGKDGCQGDSGGPLLVFQPEGKYVQAGVVSWGIGCADPRYPGVYTKVNNYIDWILQHTTDGIKCNT; encoded by the exons ATGATAAAGATATGGTTTGTGCTCTGTATTGTAATCAGTTGG GCAAGTGCAGACAAAGTCAATGCATCTTGTG agTGTGGCATTGCCGGTCATAATCGCCGGATCGTGGGAGGCACCACTGTTGAGCCACATGCATACCCCTGGCTAGTATCCCTTATGCTTGGACCCAAGTTGCACTGCGGAGGAGCCATCATCACAGATTTACATATCCTAACTGCAGGGCATTGTATCACTTTTGG GGTCCATTACCGTGATTTGACCGTGTACGTAGGCATGCACGATCGCTTGGACACGTCATATGTGACAATGCATGTCGAGAATGGCGTCAAACACCCTCACTTCACCTCCAACGCTGTTCGCGACATCAACGACATAGCAGTTCTCACACTTGATAAAAAACTTAAGTTTACTGAGAACGTTCGACCAATATGCTTACCAGAAGACT CAATGGATTTTAGAAATTTGCCTTTAACTGTTGCTGGATGGGGCAAAACAAGACAAGGCGCGTTAACTTCTTCACGATATTTACTTGAAACCAAAGTACAAATAGTAGACAGCGACAAATGTAAAAAATCAGCTATTTATAGGGATAATTTGGTGGGCGACACCATGATGTGCGCATATAGTCTTGGCAAAGATGCTTGTCAG GGAGATAGTGGTGGGCCATTGTTCTCTACTCACCGCAGATCTTACAACAAAAAGTGGTATCAAGTCG GAATTGTATCGTGGGGCATAGACTGTGCCATGCCGGACTATCCAG AATGCGGGAGGCCTTCGGACAAAGTGGTGTCCATGAGGATAGTGGGAGGGAGACGAGCAGAGCCCCACTCTTTCCCATGGACCGTGGCCATCTTGAAGAACGAACGAATGCATTGCGGAGGCGCCATGATCACTAACAAGCACGTGCTTAGTGCTGGACATTGTTTTAAATG GGATAATTTCAAAACTATGGAGGTGCTAATAGGTTTGGACAATATGGACGACTTAAAAAATGTCGAGAAGAGAAATATATCGAATGTAGTGATCCATGAGGCGTTTACTTCGACTGCGGTTAGAGACGAGAATGACATTGCTATAGCCACATTGAATCACCCCGTTGCGTTTAATGACAATATTGTGCCTATATGTCTGCCAGAACCAG ctGAAGATTTTACAAATAGGATTGGAACTATTGTGGGATGGGGTCGAGTGGGTGTAGAGAAGTCGTCATCGAAGGTGCTATTGAAAGCCAGTCTTCGAATCCTTTCGGATGAAGACTGCATGAGCTCCCAGTTGGCACAGCATCTCAAACCTACAATGATGTGCGCATTCTCGAAAGGAAAAGATGGCTGTCAG GGCGACAGTGGTGGGCCTTTACTAGTATTTCAGCCCGAAGGAAAATATGTTCAAGCAG GTGTCGTATCTTGGGGCATCGGCTGCGCGGATCCGAGATATCCCG GGGTTTACACTAAGGTGAATAACTACATCGACTGGATTCTTCAACACACAACGGATGgaataaaatgtaatacctaA
- the LOC124634420 gene encoding tetraspanin-17 isoform X2, which yields MPGIRKYRRDTSEVSCCLKYVIFGVNVLFWFLGLIVLAIGIWAWTEKDTFNNLSRLTNIALDPAFILICVGTITFIIGFTGCVGALRENTCLLACYAVFLALLLLAEMTTGILFFVFKDWIKQQATTGFQTFITHYREDPDQQNLIDWIQEDWLQCCGVEGPRDWDRNAYFNCSSGAVGSREACGVPFSCCRNKPQDIIRNKQCGYDVRKPTYQLSSRVIHERGCLAAGEDYLQRHIVPVALVVIGPLALKNYDRTKIIYDKGCLEAAEEWFDHNLLIVATSAVCTAFAQILGICFAQNLRADIFAQKAKWH from the exons ATGCCTGGTATAAGGAAATATCGACGCGATACCAGCGAAGTCAGCTGTTGTTTGAAATATGTTATTTTTGGTGTAAATGTTTTGTTCTGG TTTCTGGGGCTGATTGTGCTAGCGATTGGAATCTGGGCATGGACTGAAAAGGATACATTCAACAATTTGTCGAGGCTCACAAACATTGCATTGGATCCAgcatttatattaatatgtGTGG GGACAATTACGTTTATAATCGGGTTCACGGGCTGCGTGGGCGCACTCCGTGAGAACACGTGCCTCCTAGCATGC TATGCTGTTTTCCTTGCCCTACTGTTGTTGGCGGAAATGACGACGGGAATTCTCTTTTTCGTCTTCAAAGATTGG ATAAAGCAACAAGCAACAACTGGCTTCCAAACATTCATCACACATTACAGAGAAGATCCCGATCAACAGAACCTTATTGATTGGATACAAGAAGACTGG TTACAATGTTGTGGCGTCGAAGGTCCCCGCGACTGGGACCGTAACGCGTACTTCAACTGCTCGAGCGGCGCCGTCGGCTCGCGCGAGGCTTGCGGCGTTCCCTTCAGCTGCTGCAGGAACAAGCCTCAGGATATCATCAGGAACAAACAGTGCGGATACGATGTTAGGAAACCTACTTAT CAACTGAGTTCCCGCGTGATACACGAGCGCGGCTGCCTGGCGGCGGGCGAGGACTACCTGCAGCGACACATCGTGCCCGTCGCCCTCGTCGTCATCGGACCCTTAGCGCTTAAG AATTATGATAGAACAAAGATAATATATGACAAGGGCTGTTTAGAGGCCGCCGAGGAGTGGTTCGACCACAACTTGTTGATAGTTGCCACGTCCGCTGTTTGTACCGCTTTTGCACAA ATCCTAGGCATCTGCTTCGCGCAGAATCTGCGCGCGGACATCTTCGCGCAGAAGGCGAAGTGGCACTGA
- the LOC124634420 gene encoding tetraspanin-5 isoform X1 — MPGIRKYRRDTSEVSCCLKYVIFGVNVLFWFLGLIVLAIGIWAWTEKDTFNNLSRLTNIALDPAFILICVGTITFIIGFTGCVGALRENTCLLACYAVFLALLLLAEMTTGILFFVFKDWIKQQATTGFQTFITHYREDPDQQNLIDWIQEDWLQCCGVEGPRDWDRNAYFNCSSGAVGSREACGVPFSCCRNKPQDIIRNKQCGYDVRKPTYNYDRTKIIYDKGCLEAAEEWFDHNLLIVATSAVCTAFAQILGICFAQNLRADIFAQKAKWH, encoded by the exons ATGCCTGGTATAAGGAAATATCGACGCGATACCAGCGAAGTCAGCTGTTGTTTGAAATATGTTATTTTTGGTGTAAATGTTTTGTTCTGG TTTCTGGGGCTGATTGTGCTAGCGATTGGAATCTGGGCATGGACTGAAAAGGATACATTCAACAATTTGTCGAGGCTCACAAACATTGCATTGGATCCAgcatttatattaatatgtGTGG GGACAATTACGTTTATAATCGGGTTCACGGGCTGCGTGGGCGCACTCCGTGAGAACACGTGCCTCCTAGCATGC TATGCTGTTTTCCTTGCCCTACTGTTGTTGGCGGAAATGACGACGGGAATTCTCTTTTTCGTCTTCAAAGATTGG ATAAAGCAACAAGCAACAACTGGCTTCCAAACATTCATCACACATTACAGAGAAGATCCCGATCAACAGAACCTTATTGATTGGATACAAGAAGACTGG TTACAATGTTGTGGCGTCGAAGGTCCCCGCGACTGGGACCGTAACGCGTACTTCAACTGCTCGAGCGGCGCCGTCGGCTCGCGCGAGGCTTGCGGCGTTCCCTTCAGCTGCTGCAGGAACAAGCCTCAGGATATCATCAGGAACAAACAGTGCGGATACGATGTTAGGAAACCTACTTAT AATTATGATAGAACAAAGATAATATATGACAAGGGCTGTTTAGAGGCCGCCGAGGAGTGGTTCGACCACAACTTGTTGATAGTTGCCACGTCCGCTGTTTGTACCGCTTTTGCACAA ATCCTAGGCATCTGCTTCGCGCAGAATCTGCGCGCGGACATCTTCGCGCAGAAGGCGAAGTGGCACTGA